In Sceloporus undulatus isolate JIND9_A2432 ecotype Alabama chromosome 7, SceUnd_v1.1, whole genome shotgun sequence, one DNA window encodes the following:
- the EPHA2 gene encoding LOW QUALITY PROTEIN: ephrin type-A receptor 2 (The sequence of the model RefSeq protein was modified relative to this genomic sequence to represent the inferred CDS: deleted 1 base in 1 codon) yields MASPGSPRLLLHLALLLHAALQGARAEEVVLLDFAQAQGDLGWLNYPFGKGWDLLQNVMNESLIYIYSVCNVMEGDQDNWLRTNWIYRSEAQRIFIELKFTVRDCNSFPSGTGTCKETFNLFYAESDVDYGINFQKRQFRKIDTIAPDEITVREDFDTRNVKINLEVRSVGPLTRKGFYLAFQDIGACVALLSVRIYYKKCPGAVRNMATFPETIAGADSQALAKVPGTCVRDAVASEDPLLHCNSDGEWLVPIGECLCREGYQKDGDSCRACSPGFFKEDVSNRACSKCPSHTLPSSEGSTSCPCEEGYFRAPQDPVSMPCTRPPSAPHNVMAIGLGAKVRLHWLPPPNTGGRTDLTYRVSCEQCWPDLGDCRPCDPGLRYSEDPQDFTSTSLTVSDLEPHVNYTFTVEAQNGVSSFSSQRSYGRTSISVNQTEPPRVTSVTMDSRTATSLTLSWTVPPRQQSHVWKYQVTYKKKKEEHSYSVVRCSENSVTLAKLTPQTKYLVSVQALTQEGQGAYSVEHEFETLAERADGTNSAAVLGGAIAGVMFMVFMVAAIVFFVRRRKKHSRARQMPEDVYFSKSDQLKPLKTYVDPHTYEDPNQAVLKFTTEIQPSHISRQKVIGAGEFGEVYKGTLKNGKKEIPVAIKTLKSGYTEKQRIDFLSEASIMGQFCHHNIIRLEGVISKYKPFMIITEYMENGALDKFLREKDGEFCVIQLVGMLRGIASGMKYLASMNYVHRDLAARNILVDSQLVCKVSDFGLSRVLEDDPDATYTTSGGKIPIRWTAPEAISHRKFTSASDVWSYGIVMWEVMSYGERPYWELSNHEVMKAINEGYRLPAPLDCPSAIYQLMMRCWQQERSHRPKFNDIVSILDKLIRAPESLKTLAEFDPRVSIRLPSTSGSEGIPFRTVGEWLESIKMHQYTEHFLSAGYNAIEKVVQMTNEDIKRIGVRLPGHQKRIAYSLLGLKEQASTIGIPI; encoded by the exons TTGTCCTGCTCGACTTTGCCCAGGCGCAGGGGGACCTCGGCTGGCTCAACTATCCCTTCGGCAAAGGA TGGGATCTTCTCCAGAACGTCATGAACGAGTCCCTCATCTACATCTACTCCGTCTGCAATGTCATGGAGGGGGACCAGGACAACTGGTTGAGGACGAACTGGATCTACCGCAGCGAAGCCCAGCGCATCTTCATCGAGCTCAAGTTCACCGTCCGAGATTGCAACAGCTTTCCCAGCGGGACCGGCACCTGCAAGGAGACCTTCAACCTCTTCTATGCCGAGTCGGACGTGGATTACGGCATCAATTTCCAGAAGCGCCAGTTCCGCAAGATTGACACCATTGCTCCAGATGAGATCACAGTGCGCGAGGACTTTGACACCCGCAACGTCAAGATCAACCTGGAGGTGCGCTCTGTGGGGCCACTCACCCGCAAGGGCTTCTACCTGGCCTTCCAGGACATTGGTGCCTGCGTGGCCCTCCTCTCCGTCCGCATCTACTACAAGAAGTGCCCAGGAGCCGTCCGCAACATGGCGACCTTCCCCGAGACCATTGCGGGGGCCGATTCGCAGGCCTTGGCCAAGGTGCCGGGGACCTGCGTGCGAGATGCCGTGGCCAGCGAGGACCCGCTCCTGCACTGCAACTCCGACGGGGAATGGCTGGTGCCCATCGGGGAATGCCTTTGCCGGGAGGGGTACCAGAAGGACGGCGACAGCTGCAGAG CCTGTTCACCCGGGTTCTTTAAAGAGGACGTCTCCAACAGGGCCTGCTCAAAGTGCCCCTCGCACACGCTGCCCTCCTCCGAAGGCTCCACTTCATGCCCTTGTGAGGAAGGCTACTTCCGGGCCCCACAGGACCCCGTTTCCATGCCTTGCACCC gccctccttctgctccccacAACGTCATGGCCATTGGTTTGGGGGCCAAGGTGCGTCTCCACTGGCTTCCCCCCCCT AACACCGGCGGCCGCACGGATCTCACCTACAGGGTATCCTGCGAGCAGTGCTGGCCGGACCTGGGAGACTGCCGCCCCTGTGATCCTGGCCTCCGCTACTCTGAGGACCCCCAGGACTTCACCAGCACCTCCCTGACGGTCAGCGACCTGGAGCCCCACGTTAACTACACCTTCACCGTAGAGGCCCAGAATGGCGTCTCCTCCTTCAGCTCCCAACGCAGCTATGGCAGAACCAGCATCAGCGTCAACCAGACAG AGCCCCCCCGAGTGACCTCTGTGACCATGGATAGCCGCACGGCCACCAGCCTGACCTTGTCCTGGACCGTCCCTCCCCGGCAGCAGAGTCACGTGTGGAAATACCAGGTCACTTACAAGAAAAAG AAGGAGGAGCACAGCTACTCGGTGGTGCGCTGCAGCGAGAATTCTGTGACACTGGCGAAGCTCACCCCTCAGACCAAGTACTTGGTCAGTGTCCAGGCACTGACCCAGGAGGGCCAAGGGGCCTACAGCGTGGAGCATGAGTTCGAGACGCTTGCCGAAC GCGCTGATGGCACAAACAGTGCAGCCGTTCTTGGGGGTGCCATTGCCGGAGTCATGTTCATGGTTTTCATGGTGGCAGCAATTGTCTTCTTCGTTCGCCGAAg GAAGAAGCACTCAAGGGCTCGGCAGATGCCAGAAGATGTTTACTTCTCCAAATCTG ACCAACTCAAGCCACTGAAAACCTATGTGGACCCTCATACCTACGAAGACCCCAACCAGGCTGTGCTGAAGTTCACAACCGAGATCCAGCCTTCGCACATTTCCCGGCAGAAGGTGATCGGGGCAG GTGAGTTTGGCGAAGTCTACAAAGGGACTCTGAAAAATGGCAAGAAGGAAATCCCGGTGGCCATCAAGACCTTGAAATCCGGCTACACGGAGAAGCAGCGCATTGACTTCCTGAGCGAGGCGAGCATCATGGGCCAGTTTTGCCACCACAACATTATCCGCTTGGAGGGAGTCATCTCCAAAT aTAAGCCCTTCATGATCATCACAGAATACATGGAGAATGGGGCCCTGGACAAATTCCTCCGG GAAAAGGACGGGGAGTTCTGCGTCATCCAGCTGGTGGGCATGCTGAGGGGCATTGCCTCGGGCATGAAGTACTTGGCCAGCATGAACTATGTCCACCGAGACCTGGCTGCCCGCAACATCCTGGTGGACAGCCAGCTGGTCTGCAAAGTCTCTGACTTTGGCCTCTCCCGTGTCTTGGAGGACGATCCCGACGCCACTTACACCACCAGC GGTGGGAAGATCCCCATCCGATGGACAGCCCCCGAAGCCATCTCTCACCGGAAGTTCACTTCAGCCAGCGACGTCTGGAGCTATGGGATCGTCATGTGGGAGGTCATGTCCTACGGCGAGCGGCCGTACTGGGAGCTCTCCAACCATGAG GTGATGAAAGCCATCAATGAAGGCTACAGGCTGCCTGCGCCTTTGGACTGCCCTTCGGCCATCTACCAGCTGATGATGCGCTGCTGGCAGCAGGAGAGAAGCCACCGGCCCAAATTCAACGACATTGTCAGCATCTTGGACAAGCTCATCCGCGCCCCAGAGTCGCTCAAGACTTTGGCTGAGTTTGACCCCCG GGTCTCCATCCGGCTGCCCAGCACCAGCGGCTCAGAGGGCATCCCTTTCCGGACGGTGGGCGAGTGGCTGGAGTCCATCAAAATGCACCAGTACACTGAGCACTTCCTCTCCGCTGGGTACAATGCCATTGAGAAGGTGGTGCAGATGACCAACGA